Proteins encoded within one genomic window of Spiribacter curvatus:
- a CDS encoding Fe(3+) ABC transporter substrate-binding protein — protein sequence MSRMIRSAALLIGVGLSAGISVAGAQTLNLYTARHYDSDEALYDAFERRTGVEVNVLEGDSDQLIERISREGAASPADVFMTVDAARLQRAEDAGLFAPVESSVLEDRIPDALRDPDNLWFGFSERVRIVFYDRSAYDEPPLARYEALADPRFEGEVCIRSSSNDYNQSLVASLIAANGPEATEDWAEGLVDNMARTPQGGDTDQIRGVAAGECSLAVGNHYYWVRLSLSDSDADQAVADQVGMIFPNQEDRGTHRNIGGAGMVEGAPNPDAARQFLEFLASDEAQKLFSAGNNEFPAVNGVEPVAVLQPFSDYKLDDVRMSVLGENNADAVRLMDRAGWR from the coding sequence ATGTCGAGGATGATCCGCAGCGCGGCCCTGCTGATTGGCGTTGGCCTCAGCGCTGGCATCAGTGTCGCCGGTGCGCAGACACTCAATCTCTACACGGCCCGTCACTACGATTCCGACGAGGCGCTCTATGATGCTTTCGAACGCCGCACGGGCGTCGAGGTGAACGTGCTGGAGGGTGATTCCGATCAGCTCATCGAGCGGATCAGTCGTGAGGGCGCGGCAAGTCCGGCGGATGTGTTCATGACCGTGGATGCCGCCCGCCTGCAGCGTGCAGAGGATGCGGGGCTGTTCGCGCCAGTCGAATCCTCGGTCCTTGAGGATCGAATTCCAGACGCATTGCGCGATCCGGATAACCTCTGGTTTGGCTTCAGCGAGCGCGTCCGGATCGTGTTCTACGACAGGTCGGCGTATGACGAACCGCCGCTGGCTCGTTATGAGGCGCTCGCCGACCCCCGTTTCGAGGGTGAGGTCTGCATCCGCTCGTCGAGCAACGACTACAACCAGTCACTGGTCGCATCGCTGATTGCCGCCAATGGACCTGAGGCCACCGAGGACTGGGCCGAGGGGCTGGTCGACAACATGGCCCGCACTCCGCAGGGTGGCGACACCGACCAGATTCGCGGGGTGGCCGCGGGCGAGTGCAGCCTGGCGGTCGGAAACCATTATTACTGGGTCCGTCTGTCGCTGTCGGATAGCGATGCCGACCAGGCCGTTGCCGATCAGGTCGGAATGATCTTCCCCAATCAGGAGGATCGTGGAACGCACCGCAACATCGGTGGCGCCGGCATGGTGGAAGGGGCACCGAACCCTGACGCAGCCCGTCAGTTCCTCGAGTTCCTCGCCTCGGATGAGGCGCAGAAACTGTTCTCCGCCGGTAACAACGAGTTCCCGGCAGTGAACGGTGTTGAGCCCGTCGCGGTGTTGCAGCCCTTCAGCGATTACAAGCTCGATGATGTACGCATGAGCGTGCTCGGCGAGAATAACGCCGATGCGGTTCGCCTCATGGATCGGGCGGGCTGGCGCTGA
- a CDS encoding ABC transporter ATP-binding protein, with amino-acid sequence MSAEQHDLVSRFPAGGVAAVQAPCPTPSGEALQLESISHRFDTVTAAEDINLSVEPEELLCLLGPSGCGKTTLLRFAAGLERPQQGRVRIGSNLMSDAAGSTWTPPEQRQVGLVFQDAVLFPHLSVLDNVGFGLPKMSAREREQRSRALLAQLGLAPFAESFPHVLSGGQQQRVALARALAPSPRIMLLDEPFSGLDARLRDRIRDDTLHLLKRNGTATLLVTHDPEEALFMADRIAVMRDGRIVQQGTPTDIYCNPQDPFVVRFFGDVNEVRGVVGDGRVETPLGPVDAGHLTDGTNAQVLIRPEALSVEKRSGPIDHSHSHVLMSRLLGGASFIHLCVHQGNDEFHMHAHMPGVFLPQRDDPIDIHLDQSQAFVFPA; translated from the coding sequence ATGAGCGCAGAGCAGCACGATCTTGTATCCCGGTTTCCGGCGGGTGGCGTAGCAGCCGTTCAGGCGCCCTGTCCGACCCCCTCGGGCGAGGCCCTGCAACTGGAGTCGATCAGCCATCGGTTCGACACCGTCACTGCCGCCGAGGACATCAACCTCAGCGTCGAGCCGGAAGAGCTCCTCTGTCTGCTTGGTCCCTCCGGCTGCGGCAAGACGACCCTTCTACGGTTTGCCGCAGGGCTCGAGCGGCCGCAGCAGGGGCGGGTACGCATTGGCAGTAACCTGATGTCCGATGCGGCTGGCAGCACATGGACACCGCCGGAGCAACGTCAGGTTGGGTTGGTGTTCCAGGATGCCGTGCTGTTCCCGCACCTGAGCGTGCTCGATAACGTCGGTTTCGGACTGCCGAAAATGTCGGCCCGCGAGCGCGAGCAGCGCTCCCGGGCACTGCTCGCGCAACTGGGTCTGGCGCCGTTCGCGGAGAGCTTCCCGCATGTCCTGTCGGGCGGACAGCAGCAACGCGTGGCGCTGGCCCGGGCGCTGGCACCGTCGCCGCGGATCATGCTGCTGGACGAGCCGTTTTCAGGGCTTGATGCCCGCCTTCGCGATCGCATCCGCGATGACACGCTGCATCTGCTCAAGCGCAACGGTACGGCGACGCTACTGGTGACGCATGATCCGGAAGAGGCGCTTTTCATGGCCGACCGGATCGCCGTGATGCGCGATGGCCGGATCGTCCAGCAGGGCACGCCCACGGATATCTACTGCAATCCGCAGGATCCATTCGTCGTGCGCTTTTTCGGCGACGTGAATGAGGTGCGCGGCGTCGTCGGCGACGGCCGCGTGGAGACGCCACTGGGCCCCGTGGATGCCGGCCACCTCACCGATGGGACCAATGCGCAGGTACTCATCCGCCCCGAGGCGCTGAGTGTCGAGAAACGCTCGGGGCCGATCGATCACAGCCACAGCCATGTCTTGATGTCACGGCTGCTTGGCGGCGCCAGCTTCATTCATCTGTGTGTCCATCAGGGCAACGATGAATTCCACATGCATGCCCACATGCCGGGGGTGTTTCTGCCGCAGCGCGACGACCCCATCGACATCCATCTGGATCAGAGCCAGGCCTTCGTTTTCCCGGCCTGA
- a CDS encoding ABC transporter permease — MSIWTVMMLTIALLVALPVLTVLGHVFVPAPDIWAHLATTVLPRYLLNTAGLAVGVGVGVLVLGVGTAWLVVMCRFPGQRVFEWALLLPLAVPTYVIAYAYTDFLQFAGPLQSLLRDTFGWGAGDYWFPPVRSLGGAIALLSLVLYPYVYLLTRAAFLEQSVCVLEVGRTLGRGPWRLFSTIAIPLARPAIAGGAALALMETLNEFGAVQFFALDTFTTGIYRTWFGLGERTAAAQLAGVLLLFVLALLLIERVSRGKAQYFHTSSRYRALPQYELTGARRWLAVIGCSLPVLLGFLVPALLLLEMSITNGDGRLGWSFLPYIINSVSLSTAAALGAVGLAVLLSYGVRLAPSPLTEAAVRVSAMGYAVPGAVIAVGILIPLGWMDQQIYGVLKGEFGWDVGLVLTGSGLALVYAYLVRFLAVSYNAVQASLTKVTPTMDAASRTLGKTAGGTLRRVHAPIMRGSLLGAGILVFVDVMKELPATIILRPFDFTTLAVRSYELASDERLSQSSTASLAIVLVGIIPVILLSRAMRRSRPGSADDED, encoded by the coding sequence ATGAGCATCTGGACGGTCATGATGCTGACGATCGCGCTGCTGGTCGCGCTTCCCGTGCTCACGGTGCTTGGCCATGTGTTCGTACCGGCGCCGGATATCTGGGCGCATCTCGCGACCACCGTGCTGCCCCGCTATCTCCTCAACACTGCCGGACTGGCGGTTGGCGTAGGCGTGGGGGTCCTGGTCCTTGGGGTGGGGACGGCCTGGCTGGTGGTCATGTGCCGGTTCCCCGGCCAGCGGGTGTTCGAATGGGCGCTGCTGCTGCCCCTGGCCGTGCCGACCTATGTGATCGCCTATGCCTACACCGACTTCCTGCAGTTCGCAGGACCGCTGCAGAGCCTGCTCCGTGACACCTTTGGCTGGGGCGCGGGGGATTACTGGTTCCCGCCGGTGCGCTCGCTGGGCGGTGCGATCGCATTGCTGTCACTGGTGCTCTACCCGTATGTCTATCTGCTGACGCGTGCGGCCTTTCTGGAGCAGTCGGTGTGCGTACTGGAGGTCGGGCGGACACTGGGGCGCGGCCCCTGGCGCTTGTTCAGCACCATCGCGATCCCGCTCGCCCGGCCGGCGATCGCTGGCGGTGCGGCGCTGGCGCTGATGGAGACACTCAACGAATTCGGCGCGGTGCAGTTCTTCGCGCTGGATACCTTCACCACCGGTATCTATCGAACCTGGTTCGGGTTGGGTGAGCGGACCGCGGCTGCCCAGCTTGCCGGTGTGCTACTGCTGTTTGTGCTGGCTTTGCTACTCATCGAGCGGGTCTCGCGTGGCAAGGCGCAGTACTTTCATACCTCCAGCCGTTATCGGGCGCTCCCGCAGTACGAGCTTACCGGGGCCCGTCGCTGGCTGGCAGTGATCGGCTGCAGTCTGCCGGTGCTGCTCGGTTTTCTGGTGCCTGCGCTGCTGCTGCTGGAAATGAGTATCACCAATGGCGACGGGCGTCTGGGCTGGTCGTTTCTGCCGTACATCATCAATAGCGTGAGTCTGTCGACGGCCGCGGCGCTGGGCGCTGTGGGACTGGCTGTGCTGCTCTCGTATGGCGTCCGTCTGGCGCCGTCACCGCTCACCGAGGCGGCGGTGCGGGTGTCTGCGATGGGTTACGCGGTTCCGGGTGCGGTGATCGCGGTGGGGATACTGATCCCACTGGGCTGGATGGATCAGCAGATCTATGGCGTGCTGAAGGGTGAGTTTGGCTGGGACGTCGGGCTGGTGCTGACCGGCAGCGGCCTGGCGCTGGTGTATGCCTATCTTGTGCGTTTTCTGGCGGTCTCCTACAACGCGGTTCAGGCGAGCCTGACCAAGGTGACGCCGACAATGGATGCCGCATCGCGCACGCTCGGCAAGACCGCCGGTGGGACGCTGCGTCGGGTCCATGCGCCAATCATGCGCGGCAGTCTGCTGGGCGCGGGGATCCTGGTGTTCGTCGATGTCATGAAGGAGCTGCCGGCCACGATCATCCTGCGGCCGTTCGATTTCACGACGCTGGCGGTGCGCTCCTATGAACTCGCCTCTGACGAACGGCTGAGTCAGTCCTCGACGGCGTCGCTCGCCATCGTGCTGGTAGGTATCATCCCGGTGATCCTGCTCAGTCGTGCGATGCGTCGTTCCCGGCCCGGATCGGCCGACGACGAGGATTGA
- the hisC gene encoding histidinol-phosphate transaminase produces MTYERDIVRHMAGYVPGEQPTDSGIIKLNTNENPWPPSPRVIDALATVSAESLRRYPSPSAAAFLAEAATLHGVDTDQLVATNGGDELLRLAITTFVPPGRPIGIAEPSYSLYPILAAIHDSPVHRVALDDDWSLPAGFPDELNAAGVPLTLLVNPHAPSGRLLNAAAIARLADALEGVLLVDEAYVDFADPDHDVVSLIAHHDNLMILRTLSKGYSLAGLRLGYGIGPASLIQPIAAKTRDSYSVDAVADQLGAAALADPGTARASWASVRRERQRLTDTLRGWGFGVPDSQANFCLAQVPTDAHRSAASIYAGLKHDGILVRHFDTPRLQDQLRISVGTPAQNDALLESLQRQLER; encoded by the coding sequence ATGACTTATGAACGCGACATCGTCCGTCACATGGCGGGCTACGTGCCGGGCGAGCAGCCCACTGATTCCGGCATCATCAAACTCAACACCAATGAGAATCCGTGGCCGCCATCGCCGCGCGTTATCGACGCCCTTGCCACGGTGAGTGCTGAATCACTACGCCGCTACCCGTCCCCGAGCGCGGCGGCATTCCTGGCCGAGGCGGCGACGCTGCACGGCGTCGACACCGATCAGCTGGTCGCCACCAACGGCGGCGATGAGCTGCTGAGGCTGGCGATCACCACTTTCGTCCCGCCGGGTCGACCGATCGGCATCGCCGAGCCGAGCTACTCGCTCTATCCAATCCTCGCCGCCATCCACGACAGCCCGGTGCATCGCGTGGCACTCGACGACGACTGGTCGCTGCCCGCTGGCTTTCCCGACGAGCTGAACGCCGCCGGTGTGCCGCTCACTTTACTGGTCAACCCGCACGCGCCCAGCGGCCGACTGCTCAACGCCGCGGCCATCGCCCGACTGGCCGACGCGCTGGAGGGGGTGCTGCTGGTGGACGAGGCCTACGTCGACTTCGCCGACCCCGACCATGATGTCGTGAGTCTGATCGCGCATCACGACAATCTGATGATCCTGCGGACCCTGTCCAAGGGCTATTCGCTGGCCGGGCTGAGGCTGGGCTACGGCATTGGTCCGGCCAGCCTGATCCAGCCCATTGCCGCGAAAACGCGTGACAGCTACAGCGTCGATGCCGTCGCCGACCAGCTGGGTGCCGCCGCGCTGGCGGATCCCGGGACCGCCCGGGCGAGCTGGGCATCGGTTCGGCGCGAGCGTCAGCGGCTGACCGACACGCTACGCGGCTGGGGGTTCGGGGTACCCGACAGCCAGGCGAATTTCTGCCTGGCTCAAGTGCCCACCGACGCACACCGCAGTGCCGCCTCGATCTACGCCGGGCTCAAGCATGACGGCATTCTCGTGCGGCATTTCGACACCCCGCGGCTACAGGATCAGCTGCGGATATCGGTCGGAACGCCGGCACAGAATGACGCCCTGCTCGAGTCGCTACAAAGGCAGCTCGAGCGCTAG
- a CDS encoding MATE family efflux transporter — protein sequence MVTDYSSPDTGRTPLSPRRRVFALAWPLIVSNLTVPLLGLVDTAVVGHLPDSRFLGGVTLGATLFSFLYWGFGFLRMGTTGLAAQACGRDDLDDLIRLLGQSLALAGLIGVALIALHPVLIPLGLQLLDGSAAVTAEADLYARIRILSAPAVLANYALIGWFLGRGYSRVTLLLMIINNAANIVLDLVFVVGLEMTTDGVALASVIADYLTFVVGAGLALRAWHGWGWRRVSGVVADIAGYRRLVGVNLALFIRTLCLLFAFAFFHSRGAQLGDVTLAANAVLLQFVLLASYGLDGFAHATESLVGQQIGANDRHGFRRVVGAAIEWSLATAAVASLGFALGGEALIALLTDLPEVQAMAERFLPWMIAMPILAVGSYLLDGLFIGATRTGAMRDTMILAVAGFYLPVWWFSQSLGNHGLWLAFVSFTVARSLLLGAVFWRSWRRGYWFA from the coding sequence ATGGTGACTGATTATAGCAGCCCAGACACTGGTCGCACGCCGCTGTCACCCCGCCGCCGGGTGTTCGCGCTTGCCTGGCCGCTGATCGTCTCCAATCTCACCGTGCCGCTGCTGGGGCTGGTGGATACCGCCGTCGTCGGGCATCTGCCCGACAGCCGGTTTCTCGGTGGCGTGACCCTGGGCGCGACGCTGTTCAGCTTCCTCTATTGGGGATTTGGTTTCCTGCGTATGGGTACGACCGGTCTGGCGGCGCAGGCCTGTGGCCGCGACGACCTTGACGACCTCATCCGGTTGCTGGGACAGAGTCTTGCGCTGGCGGGGCTGATCGGCGTCGCGCTGATTGCCCTCCATCCAGTACTGATTCCGCTCGGACTGCAGCTGCTCGACGGCAGTGCTGCGGTTACCGCCGAGGCCGATCTCTACGCCCGTATCCGTATCCTGAGTGCACCGGCCGTGCTCGCCAACTATGCCCTGATCGGCTGGTTTCTGGGGCGCGGTTACAGCCGTGTCACGCTACTGCTCATGATCATCAATAACGCCGCCAATATCGTTCTCGATCTGGTGTTCGTCGTCGGATTGGAGATGACCACGGACGGTGTGGCGCTGGCCAGTGTGATCGCCGACTACCTGACCTTTGTGGTGGGTGCCGGACTGGCACTGCGCGCCTGGCACGGATGGGGCTGGCGTCGCGTGTCGGGGGTGGTCGCGGATATTGCTGGCTATCGGCGTCTGGTTGGCGTGAACCTGGCGCTTTTCATCCGCACGCTCTGTCTGTTGTTCGCGTTTGCCTTCTTCCATTCCCGGGGCGCTCAGCTGGGTGACGTGACACTGGCCGCCAACGCGGTACTGCTGCAGTTTGTGCTGCTTGCCTCCTACGGGCTTGATGGATTCGCCCATGCCACGGAATCACTGGTCGGCCAGCAGATCGGTGCCAACGACCGGCACGGGTTCCGTCGTGTAGTGGGTGCAGCGATCGAATGGTCGCTGGCAACGGCAGCGGTGGCCAGTCTCGGCTTTGCGCTGGGCGGTGAAGCGCTGATCGCACTGCTGACGGATCTACCCGAGGTTCAGGCCATGGCGGAGCGGTTCCTGCCCTGGATGATCGCCATGCCGATCCTGGCGGTGGGAAGTTATCTGCTCGACGGGCTTTTCATCGGCGCCACCCGGACCGGTGCCATGCGCGACACCATGATCCTTGCAGTGGCGGGGTTCTATCTGCCGGTCTGGTGGTTCAGCCAGTCTCTGGGTAATCACGGCCTGTGGCTGGCGTTCGTGAGCTTTACCGTGGCGCGCAGCCTGCTGCTGGGCGCTGTTTTCTGGCGATCCTGGCGGCGCGGTTATTGGTTTGCCTAG
- a CDS encoding 7-cyano-7-deazaguanine/7-aminomethyl-7-deazaguanine transporter produces the protein MKTITPEQYRRALLLIAGAHIAIITASNYLVQLPVSLLGVQTTWGAFSFPFIFLATDLAVRIFGKASARRIIFFAMGPALLVSYLLGVLFQQGSFQGTDALLALNAFVGRIALASFMAYALGQLLDIHIFDRLRQSARWWIAPAVSTVFGNLADTIAFFGIAFHRSPDAFMAANWPEIAAVDYALKITISLLLFIPAYGLLLGWLRRRVLGPDGRVGLQTASR, from the coding sequence ATGAAAACCATCACTCCTGAACAGTATCGCCGTGCCCTCCTGCTGATCGCCGGTGCACACATTGCCATCATTACCGCCAGCAATTACCTCGTGCAGCTGCCGGTCTCGCTGCTCGGCGTGCAGACCACCTGGGGCGCGTTTTCCTTCCCGTTTATTTTCCTCGCCACCGACCTGGCGGTCCGGATCTTTGGCAAGGCATCGGCCCGGCGGATCATCTTCTTCGCCATGGGCCCGGCGCTGCTGGTCTCCTACCTGCTCGGCGTGCTGTTCCAGCAGGGCAGTTTTCAGGGGACTGACGCATTACTGGCGCTGAATGCATTCGTGGGCCGGATCGCGCTGGCGAGTTTCATGGCCTATGCACTGGGTCAGTTGCTCGACATCCACATCTTCGACCGTCTACGGCAGTCGGCGCGCTGGTGGATCGCACCCGCGGTCTCCACGGTGTTCGGGAACCTCGCCGATACCATCGCTTTCTTCGGCATCGCATTCCACCGCAGTCCTGATGCATTCATGGCCGCCAACTGGCCCGAGATCGCGGCAGTGGACTACGCCCTCAAGATCACCATCTCGCTGCTGCTGTTCATCCCGGCCTATGGCCTGCTCCTGGGATGGCTGCGGCGCCGCGTGCTGGGGCCGGATGGCCGCGTCGGGCTGCAGACGGCGTCGCGCTAG
- a CDS encoding GNAT family N-acetyltransferase, with amino-acid sequence MSGDVDAAIRVWHEETSAAAADPESVLDYRWWSHVRAVVEAESAYLVLMRIETDPRWRGRGEASRMLEWLKALCDRYDVTLLGQANVDDAEGLGQAELLEWYARHGFHIDDSHRGGPLVWYPQRPETIA; translated from the coding sequence ATGAGTGGTGATGTCGATGCCGCGATCCGCGTCTGGCATGAGGAGACCTCGGCGGCGGCAGCGGATCCAGAGTCGGTGCTGGACTATCGATGGTGGAGTCATGTCCGCGCGGTCGTTGAGGCGGAATCGGCGTATCTGGTGCTGATGCGGATCGAGACCGATCCCCGATGGCGAGGCCGGGGTGAGGCGAGTCGGATGCTGGAGTGGTTAAAGGCGCTCTGCGATCGCTACGACGTCACTCTGCTCGGTCAGGCGAATGTCGACGATGCCGAAGGGCTTGGGCAGGCCGAGCTCCTCGAGTGGTACGCCCGGCACGGCTTCCACATCGACGACAGTCACCGCGGCGGGCCGCTGGTCTGGTACCCGCAACGGCCGGAGACGATCGCCTAG
- the serS gene encoding serine--tRNA ligase, with protein sequence MLDQKTLRQDPHAVAHQLARRGHSFDADHYGALEARRRELQSRTESLQHERNARSRTIGQAKQAGEDIQPLLDEVANLGDALKAAESELERVQAELRECQLALPNLPHESVPPGQDEADNVEIRRWGTPPAFDFRPCDHVELGEALAGGLDFAAGAKLSGSRFVVMQGGVARLHRALAQYMLDIHTEENGYQETYVPYLVGTEALVGTGQLPKFDDDLFAIEGFEPSLRLIPTAEVPLANLAAGEIIEADQLPRGYVCHSPCFRSEAGSYGRDTRGMIRQHQFDKVELVQLTRPEDSYAALERLTSHAELILQRLGLPYRVVTLCGGDIGFAAAKTYDIEVWLPGQAAYREISSCSNTEAFQARRMQARWRNPETGRPEPLHTLNGSALAVGRCLVAVLENYQQADGQIRIPDALRPYMGNREWLSP encoded by the coding sequence ATGCTTGATCAGAAAACCCTCCGACAGGATCCGCATGCCGTCGCGCATCAGTTAGCGCGCCGGGGTCATTCCTTTGATGCCGATCACTATGGCGCGCTGGAGGCGCGGCGCCGGGAGTTGCAGTCGCGTACGGAGTCGCTTCAGCACGAGCGCAACGCCCGATCGCGGACCATCGGCCAGGCCAAGCAGGCGGGCGAAGACATCCAGCCGCTGCTTGATGAGGTCGCGAACCTCGGTGATGCGCTCAAGGCGGCCGAGTCTGAACTCGAGCGTGTCCAGGCTGAGCTGAGGGAGTGTCAGCTCGCACTGCCCAATCTGCCCCACGAGAGCGTACCGCCGGGGCAGGACGAGGCCGATAACGTTGAGATCCGGCGCTGGGGAACGCCGCCGGCGTTCGACTTCCGGCCCTGTGATCATGTCGAGCTGGGCGAGGCGCTGGCTGGCGGTCTGGATTTCGCTGCGGGCGCGAAGCTCTCCGGGTCGCGCTTCGTCGTCATGCAAGGGGGGGTTGCACGGCTACACCGGGCGCTCGCTCAGTACATGCTCGACATCCATACCGAAGAGAATGGCTATCAAGAGACTTACGTTCCCTACCTTGTGGGCACGGAGGCCCTGGTCGGAACCGGTCAGCTGCCGAAGTTTGATGATGATCTGTTCGCTATTGAAGGGTTTGAGCCCTCGCTGCGGCTTATCCCGACCGCCGAGGTCCCGCTCGCCAACCTCGCGGCGGGGGAAATCATCGAGGCCGATCAACTGCCGCGGGGTTATGTCTGTCACAGCCCATGCTTTCGCTCGGAGGCAGGCTCTTACGGTCGAGATACCCGGGGCATGATCCGTCAGCACCAGTTCGACAAGGTCGAGCTCGTGCAGCTGACCCGGCCAGAGGACTCCTATGCGGCACTGGAGCGTCTTACCAGCCATGCGGAACTCATTCTGCAGCGGCTCGGGCTGCCCTATCGGGTGGTCACGCTGTGCGGCGGTGACATCGGATTCGCCGCGGCTAAAACCTACGATATCGAGGTCTGGCTACCGGGACAGGCGGCCTATCGTGAGATCTCGTCCTGCAGCAATACCGAGGCATTCCAGGCGCGCCGGATGCAGGCGCGCTGGCGCAATCCAGAGACCGGTCGTCCCGAGCCACTGCACACGCTGAATGGGTCGGCACTGGCCGTGGGCCGCTGCCTGGTGGCGGTGCTCGAGAACTACCAGCAGGCTGACGGCCAGATCCGCATCCCCGACGCGCTGAGGCCCTATATGGGCAATCGTGAGTGGTTATCGCCATGA
- the crcB gene encoding fluoride efflux transporter CrcB, with amino-acid sequence MAFVGEAVAVATGGAIGAVMRYSVTALVTGWLPRGFPWGTLTVNVLGSLLMGVAFVLLVERAMPGSGWRLFFGVGVIGAFTTFSTFSLDAVALYEAGAGLRAALYVVASVTTCLLATLAGILITRSF; translated from the coding sequence ATGGCATTCGTCGGTGAAGCCGTAGCCGTTGCCACCGGTGGCGCGATCGGCGCCGTCATGCGCTACAGCGTCACGGCGCTGGTGACTGGCTGGCTCCCCAGGGGCTTTCCCTGGGGAACCCTTACCGTGAATGTGCTCGGCAGCCTATTAATGGGTGTCGCCTTTGTGCTGCTCGTGGAAAGGGCGATGCCCGGATCCGGATGGCGGCTTTTCTTCGGTGTCGGGGTGATTGGCGCATTCACGACATTCTCGACTTTCTCACTCGACGCCGTCGCGCTCTACGAGGCGGGTGCTGGCCTGCGTGCCGCACTCTATGTGGTGGCCAGCGTGACGACCTGCCTGCTGGCCACACTAGCGGGTATCCTCATCACCCGAAGTTTCTAG
- a CDS encoding replication-associated recombination protein A produces MIDRTRPLADRMRPRRADEFAGQDHLLAPGRPLGEALAAGRPHSMVLWGPPGTGKTTLARMVAAAADAEFLTLSAVMAGVKDIRECAARGSANREAGRQTLLFVDEVHRFNKAQQDAFLPYIENGTLLFIGATTENPSFELNNALLSRVRVYVLRALEPVAIGRLIDAAMTDAERGLGDTDLSLSDAAREALTQLADGDARTALSLLEVAADLAGDAATIDVDQIREAAAGGRARFDKGGDAFYDLMSALHKSVRGSAPDAALYWYARMLDGGCDPLYIARRVVRMASEDIGNADPRALQIGLDAWQAQERLGSPEGELAIAHAISYLAAVPKSNAVYRAFSTAMADARSEGSLEVPVHLRNAPTRLMKSLGYGHDYRYAHDEPHGYAADETYLPEALAGRRYYQPTDRGLERRIADRLAWLAELDEAARRH; encoded by the coding sequence ATGATCGACCGTACCCGTCCACTCGCCGATCGGATGCGGCCACGCCGCGCGGATGAGTTCGCGGGTCAGGATCACCTGCTTGCGCCTGGAAGGCCGCTGGGTGAGGCGCTGGCGGCGGGTCGGCCGCATTCCATGGTCCTGTGGGGGCCGCCCGGGACGGGCAAGACGACGCTCGCACGGATGGTGGCTGCTGCGGCCGATGCCGAATTCCTCACGTTGTCGGCAGTCATGGCAGGGGTCAAGGACATCCGCGAGTGCGCTGCCCGTGGCAGTGCCAACCGCGAGGCGGGACGACAGACGTTGCTGTTCGTCGACGAGGTCCACCGCTTCAACAAGGCGCAGCAGGACGCTTTCCTGCCCTACATCGAAAACGGCACGCTCCTGTTTATTGGTGCCACGACCGAGAACCCGTCCTTCGAGCTGAACAATGCGCTGCTCTCACGAGTGCGGGTCTATGTCCTCCGTGCCCTCGAGCCGGTCGCCATCGGTCGTCTGATCGATGCCGCGATGACTGATGCGGAGCGCGGCCTCGGCGACACTGATCTGAGTCTGAGTGATGCGGCGCGGGAGGCCCTGACCCAGCTCGCCGACGGGGACGCCCGCACCGCGCTCAGTCTGCTCGAGGTCGCCGCTGACCTTGCCGGTGACGCGGCAACGATTGATGTGGACCAGATCCGTGAGGCCGCCGCGGGGGGACGGGCACGCTTCGATAAGGGCGGCGACGCCTTCTACGATCTGATGTCCGCCCTGCACAAATCGGTGCGGGGTTCTGCGCCCGATGCCGCCTTGTACTGGTACGCCCGTATGCTCGATGGCGGCTGCGATCCGCTCTACATTGCCCGACGCGTGGTACGCATGGCCTCAGAGGACATCGGCAATGCCGACCCCCGGGCCCTGCAGATTGGCCTTGATGCCTGGCAGGCGCAGGAGCGTCTGGGCTCTCCCGAGGGTGAGCTGGCCATCGCGCATGCGATCAGCTACCTCGCCGCTGTGCCAAAGAGCAATGCGGTCTATCGTGCCTTCAGCACGGCGATGGCGGATGCCCGTTCCGAGGGCTCGCTCGAAGTGCCGGTCCATCTGCGCAACGCGCCAACCCGGCTGATGAAATCCCTTGGTTACGGCCATGACTATCGCTACGCCCACGACGAACCGCATGGCTACGCCGCGGATGAGACCTATCTGCCGGAGGCCCTCGCCGGGCGGCGTTACTATCAGCCCACTGACCGCGGACTGGAGCGGCGTATCGCGGACCGGCTCGCCTGGCTTGCCGAGCTCGACGAAGCCGCGCGCCGCCACTGA